TTTAAGGATTGTCAGGATATAGCATTATAATTAGGGCCTGCGTTTAAAGGTTAAAGGATTGTAAGGAAATAGCATTATAGGTAGGGCCTGCATTTAAAGGTTAAAGGATTGGAAGGATATAGCATTATAGGTAGGGCCTGCATTTTAAGGTTAAATGATTGAAAGGAAATAGCATTATAGGTAGGGCCTGCATTTAAAGGTTAAAGGATTGGAAGGATATAGCATTATAGGTAGAGCCTGCGTTTTAAGGATTGTCAGGATATAGCATTATAATTAGGGCCTGCGTTTAAAGGTTAAAGGATTGGAAGGATATAGCATTATAGGTAGGGCCTGCGTTTTAAGGATTGTCAGGATATAGCATTATAATTAGGGCCTGCGTTTAAAGGTTAAAGGATTGTAAGGATATAGCATTATAGGTAGGACCTGCGTTTAAAGATTAAATGTTGTAAGGAAATATCAGGATATGTAAGGCCTGCGTTTAAAGGTCTTTCTGTCCATCACAATTTCAGTGTGGCGACCTTttagttttaatttattattcaGTTAATCTTTTTAATTACAAAGTAAGTTGGTTATTTTACTTGAGGTcgacacctttatatatatatatatatatatatatatatatatttattaatatccaatcacaattaaaaaaaacacagataATTTCCAAACAATCTAAaactgctttgaaaaaaaaaatcccactttattctaaaaaaaacatgattgataaaaaaaagacaattatgaaatttataaactaattcattttttaaattcataaatattgATTATGTATAGTTGAAAGAAATCAATGAGAAAATAATAGGCCTgttaataaataatgaaaatatatactAACTTCTTCCCACCACTATGAATATACTTATATGCTTTTCATTTTAAGAAGGTAAGGACGAAATTAGTTGTTGTTGGTGGTGATTGGGTTTGGTTGGGGTTGGGGCGGGGGTGGGCTGGGTTGTTTGTTGAAATATCCAATATTTGTTTGTAATTAGTTCTTTTATTTTGTGTAATAATTGTGCATGATCAGAGGAAGGAtttattagttatcaaagataccaggcttataatttgatacgtcagacgcacgttttgtctgtataagactcatcagtgacgcttaaatcaaaatagttaaaaagccaaagaaatataaagttgaagagcatagaggacccaaaattccaaaaaaataatgtgtaaaatGACCAACATGCATTTTAAATCTTTaaacttacccttccggagcacctgagatcacccgctagtttttgattgggttcgtgttgtttattctttagttttctatgttgtgtcgtgtgtactattgtttgtttgtttgtccttttcatttttagccatggcgttgtcagtttattttcgatttatgagtttgactgtccctctggtatctttcggcccTCTTTTAAACAGACATCGTTAATTCTGCGATCTCAAGTAAACTAAAATCAAAATCGCTAACCTTGCATTTTGATACTTGAGACATGTATTCAATTACAATAGTTTTCCCATCAAAGTCATTcaaaatttattacttttttggGATATTTATCTGGATAACGTGGTCAAATTTCAGGGGTAAAAAGTCAAAAATGTCACATTTGTGTTGCTATAGCAAACATCTTATTGATAACCTTTGTTGATTGAACTAAATTATAGTTCAGCAGAAATTTATTAATCTGTTTTCAAATACAGCCTTTTTGAGTATTTAAGTGTAATCAAGGACATTCaattactgtaaaccaaattatttttgcGGATCCTTTATTTTGTGTAAAGGGGgctccattttttttaaaatataggatttctctattttctttcaataaatgaactttatcatatatacttattagaaaaataaaatcaaaaaatggggtcaccggcaTATACTTACCGTTTcttttcaatcctggtatctatggtgagtttatttcggatcatgaaatttataaagtgcTGTTTCTATTTATAACTGGACAATAACTGAGATAAAGAGTCAACTGACAACTTTGGTTATTCTTGTACGTCAGTTTTCTGTTTTCATTAAAACTGTCTaaatataaaaattgataaaaaatataattaaaggtCTATAACTGATATAAAGAGCGCAAATAATTTAGAGACCATTCACACTTAATTGTAGAGTTTATCTTTTAGATAATTTTTGGCTGTTTATACTTTctctttttttcacttttttatatagttttcaaGAACATTGCCAAAACATTGATGCAACTTGTCAGTACTGGGCAACACTATTGACATAATTATGAGGAACAAAAGAAGGCTTCTACTCGTAATTTGCATAACTGTGTTCTTTAGTTTCCATAGAGCAATTCAGGAACTTTTTCTTTCGGAAAAAAAGTACACTAGtattagaataaaaaaagtcaaaagagTCAATGAACATACTATGGAAACATACACGAGACAAACACATGTTAGCATAACTCGTTTGGATGCGCACACGGCAGAATATAAATTCCCTCCATTTTTGCAAATAAACAGGAAAGTTAATTGTCGTAAAATCGTTGAAGGCGACAAAGAAGAAATAGCAAAAGCCAATAGATATATGAAATTAAATCAGCCAAAGAGAATTACGGAAGATGACTATATTACTAACACTAATAACTGTAATAATTTCGTAAATCGTTTTGGCTATAATGCCTACACAGTGATAGAAGAAGAAAGAGAGTTTCCGATAGCATTtagtattttgacatttaaagaTGTTGATCAAACTGAACGTTTGCTTCGATCAATCTATCGCCCCCATAATTTCTATTGTATACACATAGACAACAGCTCTTCAGAAGAATTGCACAAATCATTGAGGAAGATAGCTAATTGTTTAAGCAatgttttcattgtttcaaaGACCGTAGACGTGATTTATGACCATGTATCGAGGTTGAGAGCAGATATTTATTGTATGACTGATCTCttatcaaaatcaaacaaatggaaatatttcattaatttaccTCATCAACAATTtcctttgaaaacaaatttagaaatggtaaaaatactgaaaatttacaacGGTGCAAATGACATTGAAGGAATTACAAACAGACCCAGGCTACTATCCAATCGCTTTAAATACagttataaatatatcaattataCTTTGAAGCGCATAGGTCTAAAGAATGGAAAATTGCCATACAATGCAAATATTGTTAAAGGCAGTGCATATGGTGTTTTTAGTCGTGAATTTGTCAAGTATGTGATATTTGACAAAAAATCTAAAGCCGTTTTGAAGTA
This genomic window from Mytilus galloprovincialis chromosome 9, xbMytGall1.hap1.1, whole genome shotgun sequence contains:
- the LOC143046784 gene encoding beta-1,3-galactosyl-O-glycosyl-glycoprotein beta-1,6-N-acetylglucosaminyltransferase-like, with translation MRNKRRLLLVICITVFFSFHRAIQELFLSEKKYTSIRIKKVKRVNEHTMETYTRQTHVSITRLDAHTAEYKFPPFLQINRKVNCRKIVEGDKEEIAKANRYMKLNQPKRITEDDYITNTNNCNNFVNRFGYNAYTVIEEEREFPIAFSILTFKDVDQTERLLRSIYRPHNFYCIHIDNSSSEELHKSLRKIANCLSNVFIVSKTVDVIYDHVSRLRADIYCMTDLLSKSNKWKYFINLPHQQFPLKTNLEMVKILKIYNGANDIEGITNRPRLLSNRFKYSYKYINYTLKRIGLKNGKLPYNANIVKGSAYGVFSREFVKYVIFDKKSKAVLKYMEDFRSPEEYYWATLNQNEVLKAPGRFKGNPEKKPWLAVYASWHPRDRCRGKFVRNICIYGVGDLNELISRKELFANKFYPDYQYLALDCLEEYIHNKTFSPLPFDSFYYRQLPFIRKP